Proteins encoded together in one Pontiella desulfatans window:
- a CDS encoding polysaccharide lyase family 8 super-sandwich domain-containing protein, which yields MKLLLTSAALFFLAAGGLQAQTIDFEGSVPANWSATAGSLAISSDHYRIGSDSLRWDWVAGDTLEVATPGIDPSKILDFYNHTMEAFVYNEASINEPLTIEFLDASGTVNYHFDFYLNYQGWRRISRSYRYDMQAISGSTTDIDKVVIHAPSTGSGTVFLDDWEFVRSRYTRHASRQMPDVSGYYSDTGYIDVDALAPNIPYAPATAGELADLTTLRTYLRNWFDGGTPNISNATTYYNSLNIVVNGNAIKGQVTTPQEADGHLLDLAQHFFHTGNSNSYEMAKNLLWHLNDLGYAGGSDFSYGWYDTRDYFQGLVLMLEYLPTDLRAELVDAAMWVFKARRSWVPEWPGDDALSSDHVYTNFRFQLGTLAFIEDDNEAVRQLKGFKQFLDFSNVPAKGTGDWIKPDGTGFHHWTHYNHYMYAFSSYADVLHALIGTQFQIAQESYENFRDMAYASLVMSTASGEYANSLCGRYPFSQPSPLNQGAFNNLAYAGGDVLGETADPMIASAYNRIHGDDSTLMANYPTETFQEGFWQFNWSPVAVYRKDNWVATAHGLNNVFWGTETYSGENRCGRYQSYGALEIMYPGGFTASGFHINGWDWNRPPGTTTKVLPHADLNPPGSRSDERAASTFAGGLRFNEIEAGRILDRGEIGMYATDFQQDGSLTPTHDGSFRFRKSWFFIDDYIVCLGSDIECTDASNDIITTLFQGKLNNTSDPIVLDNSSITAFPYSNTVVDGDHWLLDAYGTGYHIDSSQGLKITRQNQTSLQQDGTGTTSGNFATAWFDHGKAPSGAGYEYVVKPATDSAGMQAFSATMSGKPYEVLQKDSAAHVVRFGDVEAHARFTAAVNSLDTVVKGSSEPCLVMVGGSNPIKLTMVNPDQGLEARSYDDPAPVPVELTLRGTWTITDADTGVSLLSTNGTETTLLFMTDDLEPFDVELLDESVPVEERTFEFNPIHDAHTVQSNPDTNYGVNTKLAVRSDKYDSAMNGYLMFDADTEGMIPLSATLKLYCSHNPIVLSVLDVADTTWTEGALTWNNQPPMGAVADSRSVDADVWETFDVTASVSGDGKLSFGLISNEASYSNVDAKEGANAPVLEVVAVSLGGDKDADGLPNGWEFGYFGGATNATASADDDGDGFDNLAEFIAGTNPTNEASFFAASSTHLPSGFVVEWSAVSNREYGVWHSVSLTNAFTNLAAGILFPQNSYTDTLHAGESEGFYQVDVRPVP from the coding sequence GTGAAACTGTTGCTAACCAGCGCTGCTCTTTTCTTCCTGGCCGCAGGTGGGCTGCAGGCTCAGACCATTGATTTCGAGGGTAGTGTGCCCGCCAACTGGAGTGCGACGGCAGGTTCCCTGGCAATCAGTTCAGACCATTACCGCATCGGCTCCGACTCGTTGCGGTGGGATTGGGTGGCGGGCGATACGCTGGAGGTGGCCACGCCGGGAATCGACCCCTCGAAGATTCTCGATTTCTACAACCACACGATGGAGGCCTTTGTTTATAACGAAGCATCCATCAATGAACCGTTGACGATTGAGTTTCTGGATGCATCCGGAACGGTGAACTACCATTTCGATTTTTACCTGAACTATCAGGGTTGGCGCCGCATCTCGCGAAGCTACCGCTACGACATGCAGGCCATTTCCGGATCGACCACTGATATTGATAAAGTGGTCATCCACGCGCCATCCACCGGCTCCGGCACCGTATTCCTGGACGACTGGGAATTTGTGCGCAGCCGCTACACCCGCCATGCCAGCCGACAGATGCCCGATGTGTCGGGCTATTATTCCGACACGGGATACATCGACGTGGATGCCCTGGCGCCGAACATTCCGTATGCGCCGGCCACCGCCGGGGAGCTAGCCGACCTGACGACGCTGCGCACCTACCTGCGCAACTGGTTCGACGGTGGAACGCCGAACATTTCGAACGCCACGACCTACTACAACAGCCTTAACATTGTTGTTAACGGAAACGCCATTAAAGGGCAGGTGACCACGCCGCAAGAAGCCGATGGCCACCTGCTGGATTTGGCGCAGCACTTTTTCCACACCGGCAACAGCAACTCCTATGAAATGGCGAAGAACCTGCTGTGGCACCTGAACGATCTGGGCTATGCCGGCGGCTCCGATTTTTCCTATGGCTGGTACGACACCCGCGACTATTTCCAGGGGCTGGTGCTGATGCTCGAATACCTTCCAACGGATTTGCGGGCGGAGCTGGTGGACGCCGCGATGTGGGTCTTCAAAGCCAGGCGCAGTTGGGTTCCGGAATGGCCGGGCGACGATGCGCTGAGTTCCGATCATGTGTATACGAATTTCAGGTTTCAGCTGGGCACACTGGCGTTTATTGAGGACGACAACGAAGCGGTTCGCCAATTGAAGGGCTTCAAGCAGTTCCTCGATTTTTCTAATGTGCCCGCCAAGGGCACCGGCGACTGGATCAAGCCCGATGGAACCGGGTTTCATCATTGGACGCATTACAACCACTACATGTATGCCTTCTCGTCCTATGCCGATGTGCTGCATGCCCTGATCGGCACACAATTTCAGATCGCGCAGGAGAGTTATGAAAACTTCCGCGACATGGCCTATGCTTCGCTCGTCATGTCGACCGCGAGCGGTGAATATGCCAACAGCCTCTGCGGCCGCTATCCCTTTTCGCAGCCCTCGCCGCTAAACCAAGGCGCCTTCAATAATCTGGCCTATGCCGGCGGGGATGTGCTCGGCGAAACGGCCGACCCGATGATTGCCTCCGCCTACAACCGGATCCACGGCGACGACTCGACGTTGATGGCGAACTATCCAACAGAAACCTTCCAGGAAGGTTTCTGGCAATTCAACTGGAGCCCGGTTGCGGTCTACCGCAAGGACAACTGGGTGGCGACGGCGCATGGCCTCAACAATGTGTTCTGGGGAACCGAAACCTATTCGGGCGAAAACCGGTGCGGGCGCTACCAGTCGTATGGAGCATTGGAAATCATGTATCCCGGCGGCTTTACGGCCAGCGGCTTCCATATCAATGGCTGGGATTGGAACCGCCCGCCCGGAACCACCACCAAAGTCCTGCCTCATGCCGATCTGAACCCGCCGGGTTCCCGTTCCGACGAACGGGCGGCCTCAACGTTTGCAGGAGGTCTTCGTTTTAATGAAATCGAGGCGGGGCGCATACTCGACCGCGGCGAGATCGGGATGTATGCCACCGATTTTCAGCAGGACGGAAGCCTGACCCCCACGCACGACGGTTCCTTCCGGTTCAGGAAATCCTGGTTTTTCATCGATGACTACATCGTCTGCCTCGGCTCGGATATTGAGTGTACCGATGCTTCGAACGACATCATCACCACATTGTTCCAGGGGAAGCTCAACAACACCTCCGATCCCATCGTGCTCGACAACTCCAGCATCACGGCCTTTCCTTACAGCAATACCGTTGTGGATGGAGACCACTGGTTATTGGATGCCTACGGTACGGGCTACCATATTGATTCGTCTCAAGGCCTGAAGATTACGCGCCAGAACCAGACGTCGCTGCAGCAGGACGGTACGGGAACCACCTCGGGTAATTTTGCGACGGCCTGGTTCGACCACGGGAAAGCTCCATCGGGAGCCGGGTATGAATATGTGGTGAAACCCGCCACCGATTCGGCTGGAATGCAGGCCTTCAGCGCAACGATGTCGGGCAAACCCTATGAGGTTTTGCAGAAGGATTCCGCCGCACACGTTGTGCGGTTTGGCGATGTTGAGGCGCATGCCCGGTTTACCGCTGCCGTCAATTCGCTGGATACGGTGGTCAAGGGCAGCTCCGAGCCTTGCCTGGTGATGGTCGGCGGAAGCAATCCGATCAAACTCACCATGGTCAATCCCGATCAGGGGCTGGAAGCCCGATCCTACGATGACCCCGCCCCGGTTCCGGTGGAACTTACCTTGCGCGGAACCTGGACGATTACGGATGCCGACACCGGTGTGTCGCTGCTTTCAACGAATGGAACCGAAACTACGCTGTTGTTCATGACCGACGACCTTGAGCCGTTCGATGTTGAGCTGTTGGATGAAAGTGTCCCCGTTGAAGAAAGAACTTTCGAATTCAATCCCATTCACGATGCGCACACGGTTCAGTCGAACCCGGACACAAACTATGGGGTGAACACCAAGCTGGCAGTCCGGTCGGACAAATATGACTCCGCCATGAACGGCTATCTGATGTTCGATGCCGATACCGAGGGGATGATTCCGCTTTCGGCAACCCTCAAGCTCTACTGTTCGCACAACCCCATCGTGCTTTCCGTTCTCGATGTGGCCGACACCACCTGGACGGAAGGGGCGCTCACCTGGAACAACCAGCCGCCCATGGGCGCGGTGGCCGATTCCCGTTCGGTCGATGCCGATGTCTGGGAAACGTTCGATGTGACCGCTTCCGTATCCGGCGATGGTAAGCTGTCGTTCGGACTGATCAGCAACGAGGCGAGCTACAGCAATGTCGATGCGAAGGAAGGTGCGAATGCGCCGGTGCTGGAGGTCGTGGCGGTCAGCCTTGGCGGAGACAAGGATGCCGACGGACTGCCCAACGGCTGGGAGTTCGGATATTTCGGCGGGGCAACCAACGCGACCGCCTCTGCGGACGATGACGGCGATGGGTTCGATAATCTGGCCGAATTCATTGCGGGAACCAATCCCACCAACGAGGCATCCTTTTTCGCGGCCTCATCCACGCACCTGCCTTCCGGTTTTGTGGTGGAGTGGAGCGCCGTTTCCAATCGCGAATATGGCGTGTGGCACAGCGTTTCGCTGACTAACGCCTTCACCAATCTGGCGGCCGGAATCCTCTTTCCGCAAAACAGCTATACGGATACTCTCCATGCCGGTGAGTCGGAAGGTTTCTACCAGGTGGATGTGAGGCCGGTGCCGTAG